Proteins from a genomic interval of Alphaproteobacteria bacterium:
- a CDS encoding ferritin-like domain-containing protein, with translation MNRDDETISTGRRTLLGGIGTLTLTAGAVSLLAACQSGRSATPAAGAAVDAETDSATLNFALGLEHEAVAAYQFALDSGVLRPEAQAVASLFQGHHQGHRDALAATVAGLGAVPVEAKAMADYAASLNVASLASQNDVLAFARTLELQAANAYLGAIPSLGDRELAKVAARLAADETMHWTVLAQATGEPLPTGPLTFGA, from the coding sequence ATGAACCGCGATGACGAAACCATCTCGACCGGCCGCCGCACGTTATTGGGCGGCATCGGTACGCTGACCCTGACCGCCGGCGCCGTCAGCCTGCTCGCCGCCTGCCAGAGCGGGCGGTCGGCGACGCCGGCCGCCGGCGCGGCGGTGGATGCCGAGACCGACAGTGCGACGCTGAATTTCGCGCTCGGCCTGGAGCACGAGGCGGTGGCGGCATATCAGTTCGCCCTCGACTCCGGTGTCCTGCGGCCGGAAGCGCAGGCGGTGGCGAGCCTGTTCCAGGGTCACCACCAGGGTCATCGCGATGCGCTGGCGGCGACCGTCGCCGGCCTCGGCGCGGTCCCGGTCGAGGCCAAGGCGATGGCCGACTACGCCGCCTCGCTGAACGTTGCATCGCTGGCGAGCCAGAACGACGTGCTCGCCTTCGCACGCACGCTGGAGCTGCAGGCGGCCAACGCCTATCTGGGCGCGATCCCCAGCCTGGGCGACCGCGAGCTGGCCAAGGTCGCCGCACGCCTCGCCGCCGACGAGACCATGCACTGGACCGTACTGGCGCAGGCGACCGGCGAGCCGCTGCCGACCGGGCCGCTGACATTCGGCGCCTGA
- a CDS encoding OmpA family protein encodes MRAGLMIAVALAIALLVFAPIAAIRDVEADLSGRSQGALRGQGIDWAAVAMDGRTVVLSGEAPDEAESARAATLVAGLRGVAGVVSAVEVAPARDYPLMAAMHDGALTLRGEVPDQDALDALSALAHSLPRVEDVALELTIAGGTALPDWRDIALQLVEQGAQLVDGTAALTADGIVLEGLVADAATRDSIGAAFADREGRPASVTLELLQPQDYALAISRAPDRLTLTGVVPDRTTRAELADLAQRQGTAVVDTAGLTIAPGLADPEWAVVAAALIRQAAGMQEAEIRYSAAGLTVSGTVADPALADVVRSALASVLGPDAGVPVEIDIAVLGGAPVAATPDDAIDADACQAALNGLVRDGSVRFVNGGATLDPASTALLETVASTMLRCPDNDIEVSGHTDSSGDAAENLALSEARARAVVDALVARGVAADRLIAAGYGDLVPIADNATEAGRARNRRIEFIVEPGER; translated from the coding sequence ATGCGCGCGGGCCTGATGATAGCGGTCGCCCTGGCCATTGCGCTGCTGGTATTCGCGCCGATCGCCGCGATCCGCGACGTCGAGGCCGACCTGTCCGGCCGCAGCCAGGGCGCGTTGCGCGGCCAAGGCATCGACTGGGCGGCGGTGGCGATGGACGGGCGGACCGTGGTGCTGTCCGGCGAGGCGCCGGACGAGGCGGAGAGCGCGCGGGCGGCAACGCTGGTTGCGGGGTTGCGCGGCGTCGCCGGCGTCGTCTCCGCCGTCGAGGTCGCCCCCGCCCGCGACTATCCCCTGATGGCGGCGATGCACGACGGCGCGTTGACGCTGCGCGGCGAGGTGCCGGACCAGGACGCGCTTGACGCGCTGTCCGCCCTCGCCCATTCGCTGCCGCGGGTCGAGGACGTCGCGCTGGAACTGACGATCGCCGGCGGTACCGCCCTGCCCGACTGGCGCGACATCGCCCTGCAGCTTGTGGAACAGGGCGCCCAGCTGGTCGACGGCACCGCCGCGTTGACCGCCGACGGCATCGTCCTGGAAGGCCTGGTCGCGGACGCCGCGACCCGCGATTCGATCGGCGCGGCCTTCGCCGACCGCGAAGGCCGGCCCGCCAGCGTGACGCTGGAACTGCTGCAGCCGCAGGACTATGCCCTGGCGATCTCGCGCGCGCCGGACCGGCTGACGCTGACCGGCGTGGTGCCGGACAGGACGACCCGCGCCGAACTGGCGGACCTGGCCCAGCGCCAAGGCACGGCCGTGGTCGATACCGCCGGCCTGACGATCGCGCCCGGGCTGGCGGACCCGGAATGGGCGGTCGTGGCCGCCGCGCTGATCCGCCAGGCCGCGGGCATGCAGGAGGCCGAGATCCGCTATTCCGCCGCCGGCCTCACCGTGTCCGGCACGGTGGCGGATCCGGCGCTTGCCGACGTGGTGCGGTCGGCTCTTGCGTCCGTGCTCGGCCCTGACGCCGGCGTTCCGGTGGAGATCGACATCGCCGTGCTCGGCGGAGCGCCCGTGGCGGCGACGCCGGACGATGCGATCGACGCGGATGCCTGCCAGGCCGCGCTCAACGGGCTGGTCCGCGACGGCAGCGTGCGCTTCGTCAACGGCGGTGCGACCCTGGATCCGGCGAGCACGGCGCTGCTGGAAACGGTGGCGTCGACCATGCTGCGCTGCCCGGACAACGACATCGAGGTCAGCGGCCATACGGACTCGAGCGGAGACGCGGCGGAGAACCTGGCCCTGAGCGAGGCGCGCGCCCGGGCGGTGGTCGATGCGCTGGTCGCGCGCGGCGTGGCCGCCGACCGCCTGATCGCAGCCGGCTACGGCGACCTGGTGCCGATCGCCGACAACGCGACCGAGGCCGGGCGCGCGCGCAACCGGCGGATCGAGTTCATCGTGGAGCCCGGGGAGCGGTAG
- a CDS encoding FGGY-family carbohydrate kinase, producing MTTPASGDACVAAIDIGTASVRSAIVTADGTILARATADIAVNRPEKDHREQSSDEIWAAICTTMRRAVAEAGIAPAAVRGLSVDTTSCTLVFLDGGFAPVCISGDGDPRWNVIQWADHRAVAEAEECTATGHRMLRHVGGVMSPEMQVPKCLWVKRQRPQAWARTAHVFDLADFVTWKCTGDAARSACTLTCKWGYLGHEDAPWPDDFLAAVGLEDGRARTGVPARATPVGRPIGRLSAAAAEALGLGRDCVVAAGLIDAHAGVLGVLGAAIGAADGGPVDDRIGLIAGTSTCHMALSPEPRFIPGVWGPYLGAVVPGMWVNEGGQSATGALLDHVIQLHGGTPTPAAHRALIERVAALRRADGFGLDPELMVLPDFHGNRSPLADAHARGVVSGLTMDASDDALARLYFATCLAIVYGTRHIIDAMNAQGFRIDHLHLTGGHARNPLLVELYASATGCTVVLPEQEDGVLLGAAILAASGCGLHQSPAAAARAMVRTASSRWRSTRSRTSIGATRPSCACTSTGASWPRSSPVERGPQAGRFSSTKASLALCQPCFTIGRRAAST from the coding sequence ATGACCACGCCTGCTTCCGGCGACGCCTGCGTCGCCGCCATCGATATCGGCACCGCCAGCGTACGGTCGGCCATCGTCACCGCGGACGGCACGATCCTGGCGCGCGCGACGGCCGACATCGCCGTCAACCGGCCGGAAAAGGACCATCGCGAGCAGTCGTCGGACGAGATCTGGGCGGCAATCTGCACCACGATGCGCCGCGCGGTCGCCGAAGCCGGCATCGCGCCCGCCGCGGTGCGCGGGCTCAGCGTCGACACCACCTCCTGCACGCTGGTATTCCTCGACGGCGGTTTCGCGCCGGTGTGCATTTCCGGCGACGGCGATCCGCGCTGGAACGTGATCCAGTGGGCCGACCACCGGGCCGTCGCCGAGGCCGAGGAATGCACGGCCACCGGCCATCGCATGCTGCGCCATGTCGGCGGCGTGATGTCGCCGGAGATGCAGGTGCCGAAATGCCTGTGGGTGAAGCGGCAGCGGCCGCAGGCCTGGGCGCGCACCGCCCATGTCTTCGACCTGGCCGACTTCGTCACCTGGAAGTGCACCGGCGACGCCGCCCGCTCCGCCTGCACCCTGACCTGCAAATGGGGCTATCTCGGCCACGAGGACGCACCCTGGCCCGACGATTTCCTGGCTGCGGTCGGGCTGGAAGACGGCCGCGCCCGCACCGGCGTGCCGGCGCGGGCCACCCCGGTCGGCCGGCCGATCGGCAGGCTGAGCGCCGCGGCGGCCGAAGCGCTCGGTCTCGGCCGCGACTGCGTCGTCGCGGCCGGGCTGATCGACGCCCATGCCGGCGTGCTCGGCGTGCTCGGCGCCGCCATCGGTGCCGCCGACGGCGGCCCGGTCGACGACCGCATCGGCCTGATCGCCGGCACCTCGACCTGCCACATGGCGCTGTCGCCGGAGCCGCGTTTCATTCCGGGGGTCTGGGGCCCCTATCTCGGCGCCGTGGTGCCGGGCATGTGGGTGAACGAGGGCGGGCAGAGCGCCACCGGCGCGCTGCTCGATCACGTCATCCAGCTGCACGGCGGCACGCCGACGCCTGCGGCGCACCGGGCGCTGATCGAGCGGGTGGCGGCGCTGCGCCGGGCCGACGGATTCGGGCTCGACCCGGAGCTGATGGTGCTGCCGGACTTCCACGGCAACCGCTCGCCGCTGGCCGACGCCCACGCCCGCGGCGTGGTTAGCGGTCTGACCATGGATGCGTCGGACGACGCGCTCGCCCGGCTCTATTTCGCCACTTGCCTCGCCATCGTCTACGGCACCCGCCACATCATCGATGCGATGAACGCCCAGGGCTTTCGCATCGACCACCTGCACCTGACCGGCGGCCATGCCCGCAACCCGCTGCTGGTCGAGCTCTACGCCAGCGCCACCGGCTGCACGGTGGTGCTGCCCGAGCAGGAGGACGGGGTGCTGCTCGGCGCCGCCATCCTGGCGGCCAGCGGCTGCGGCCTGCACCAGTCGCCCGCCGCGGCGGCCCGGGCGATGGTGCGCACCGCCAGCAGCCGCTGGCGGTCGACCAGGTCGCGCACTTCGATCGGCGCTACCAGGCCTTCCTGCGCATGCACGAGCACCGGCGCGAGCTGGCCGCGATCGTCGCCGGTTGAGCGCGGGCCTCAGGCCGGCCGCTTCAGCAGCACGAAGGCGTCGCTGGCGCTCTGCCAGCCCTGCTTCACCATCGGCCGCCGCGCCGCCTCGACATAG
- a CDS encoding caspase family protein, with protein MAVGMWLGSADAQVFDGPRVALVIGNGAYENAGALNNPRNDAVSISGALRSLDFAVIERLDVDREGIFDALREFSAALTPGSLALFYYAGHGVQVDGSNYVIPTDARLTGDSDPDLEAVNASDILGIMEASGARLSVMVLDACRDNPFPELENRADRGLAVMDAGSAQTLIAYATAPGAVADDGNGVHSPYSQALLQVIREPGLEIGLVFRKVRRLVRESTGGVQIPWVSGTLEDEFFLTPPNAPPDASTSDVLAWQSIQQIGDPAPRADALRHYLERFPDGRFAMLALLQLRDLGVAGAPTATGTGQSQSRALTSDQLIEREQTLPVLDRQRVQQALKLVDLYYGDIDGMFGPGTREAIRRFQLRVAASATGYLTDEQWLGLSVAAADQAAQRAFEVATEARAARQRAMEFAAGGGAITGNFSDGAYTGEPLAGQGVSYGVLGLSAGDVFAGEFQNGRAVMGVWTFASGDSYFGTLLDGLPHGFGVYQFASGGEIAGQWAGGAVEGYAISSDYEGRKIAGTWHGNVPDGYGVAQMPDGALARGLWTGGELAQAF; from the coding sequence ATGGCCGTCGGCATGTGGCTCGGCAGCGCCGATGCCCAGGTGTTCGACGGCCCGCGCGTGGCGCTGGTCATCGGCAACGGGGCGTATGAGAATGCCGGGGCGCTGAACAACCCGCGCAACGACGCGGTGTCGATTTCCGGCGCCCTGCGTTCGCTGGACTTCGCGGTGATCGAGCGGCTGGACGTCGACCGCGAGGGCATCTTCGATGCGCTGCGCGAGTTCAGCGCGGCGCTGACCCCGGGCAGCCTGGCGCTGTTCTACTATGCCGGCCACGGCGTGCAGGTCGACGGCAGCAACTACGTCATTCCGACCGACGCCCGGCTGACCGGCGACAGCGACCCGGACCTGGAGGCGGTGAATGCCAGCGACATCCTCGGCATCATGGAGGCGTCAGGCGCGCGGCTGAGCGTCATGGTGCTGGACGCCTGCCGCGACAATCCGTTCCCGGAGCTGGAGAACCGCGCCGACCGCGGCCTCGCCGTCATGGACGCCGGCTCGGCGCAGACGCTGATCGCCTATGCCACCGCGCCCGGCGCGGTCGCCGACGACGGCAACGGCGTGCACAGCCCCTATTCGCAGGCGCTGCTGCAGGTGATCCGCGAGCCAGGGCTGGAGATCGGCCTGGTGTTCCGCAAGGTGCGCCGGCTGGTACGGGAATCGACCGGCGGCGTGCAGATCCCGTGGGTGTCAGGCACGCTGGAGGACGAGTTCTTCCTGACCCCGCCGAATGCGCCGCCGGACGCCTCGACCTCCGACGTGCTGGCCTGGCAGTCGATCCAGCAGATCGGCGATCCGGCCCCGCGCGCCGACGCCCTGCGGCACTATCTCGAGCGCTTCCCCGACGGCCGCTTCGCTATGCTGGCGCTGCTGCAGTTGCGCGACCTGGGCGTCGCCGGCGCGCCGACAGCGACGGGCACCGGCCAGAGCCAGAGCCGGGCGCTGACCTCGGACCAGCTGATCGAGCGCGAGCAGACGCTGCCGGTCCTCGACCGGCAGCGCGTGCAGCAGGCGCTGAAGCTGGTCGACCTCTACTACGGCGACATCGACGGCATGTTCGGGCCGGGCACGCGCGAGGCGATTCGCCGGTTCCAGCTGCGCGTCGCGGCGTCGGCCACCGGCTACCTCACCGACGAGCAGTGGCTCGGGCTTTCGGTCGCCGCCGCCGACCAGGCGGCACAGCGGGCCTTCGAGGTCGCGACCGAGGCACGCGCGGCCCGGCAGCGGGCAATGGAGTTCGCCGCCGGCGGCGGCGCCATCACCGGCAACTTCTCCGATGGCGCCTATACCGGCGAGCCGCTGGCCGGGCAGGGCGTCTCCTACGGCGTGCTGGGCCTGTCGGCCGGCGACGTCTTTGCCGGCGAGTTCCAGAACGGGCGCGCGGTGATGGGGGTGTGGACCTTCGCCAGCGGTGACAGCTATTTCGGCACCCTGCTGGACGGCCTGCCGCACGGCTTCGGCGTCTACCAGTTCGCCTCCGGCGGCGAGATCGCCGGCCAATGGGCCGGCGGCGCCGTCGAGGGCTATGCCATCAGCAGCGACTACGAGGGCCGCAAGATTGCCGGCACCTGGCACGGCAACGTGCCCGACGGCTATGGCGTGGCGCAGATGCCGGACGGGGCGCTGGCCCGCGGGCTGTGGACCGGCGGCGAGCTGGCCCAGGCGTTCTAG
- a CDS encoding YbjN domain-containing protein, which translates to MPKATGPLTALALAAGAATTAAAQQGSPLSAQSVADAFGALGIQTQIGTDDYGDPYVELTPGGALPTDFGYVQFWECDQAGLCDSILMVAGYRPQRRPVHLDKINQWNVEHRWIRAYVDSENYVIVDMDLSGYGGITPDALNTQVTRFVGSVADFAAFIQR; encoded by the coding sequence GTGCCGAAAGCCACTGGACCGTTGACCGCGCTCGCGTTGGCTGCGGGCGCCGCCACCACCGCCGCGGCCCAGCAGGGCTCGCCGCTCTCGGCGCAGTCGGTTGCCGACGCCTTCGGCGCCCTCGGCATCCAGACGCAGATCGGCACCGACGACTACGGCGATCCGTATGTCGAGCTGACGCCGGGCGGCGCGCTGCCGACCGACTTCGGCTATGTGCAGTTCTGGGAATGCGACCAGGCCGGGCTGTGCGACAGCATCCTGATGGTCGCCGGCTACCGGCCGCAGCGGCGCCCGGTGCACCTGGACAAGATCAACCAGTGGAACGTGGAGCACCGCTGGATCCGCGCCTATGTCGATAGCGAGAACTACGTGATCGTCGACATGGATCTCAGCGGCTACGGCGGCATCACCCCCGACGCGCTCAACACCCAGGTCACCCGCTTCGTCGGCAGCGTCGCGGACTTCGCCGCGTTCATCCAGCGCTAG
- a CDS encoding RbsD/FucU family protein has protein sequence MLKGLDPLLNADLLHTLRAMGHGDDIAIVDGNFPAATMGRRLIRMDGHSATRVLDAVLSVMPLDTFVETAAWRMEVVDDPSAVPPICTEFQDCIDRAEGKGRFSLGSLERFAFYEQTRACFAVVATGESRLYGNIILRMGVIPPKE, from the coding sequence ATGCTGAAGGGACTCGATCCGCTGCTGAATGCGGACCTGCTCCACACCCTGCGCGCCATGGGCCATGGCGACGACATCGCCATCGTCGACGGAAACTTCCCGGCGGCCACCATGGGCAGGCGTCTGATCCGAATGGACGGCCACAGCGCCACGCGCGTGCTCGACGCCGTGCTGTCGGTGATGCCGCTCGACACCTTCGTCGAAACCGCGGCCTGGCGGATGGAAGTGGTCGACGACCCCAGCGCCGTGCCGCCGATCTGCACCGAGTTCCAGGACTGCATCGATCGCGCGGAAGGCAAGGGCCGCTTTTCCCTCGGCTCGCTGGAGCGCTTCGCCTTCTACGAGCAGACCAGGGCGTGCTTCGCGGTGGTGGCGACCGGCGAATCCAGGCTCTATGGCAACATCATCCTGCGCATGGGCGTGATTCCGCCGAAGGAGTGA
- a CDS encoding multicopper oxidase family protein — protein sequence MLRPAPGLLSMVADAPATAIWGYGGTVPGPLLRLRQGETLAVRLENGLDQPTTIHWHGIRIDNRMDGVAGMTQDAVPPGEGFDYRFTVPDAGTFWYHPHNRSWEQVARGLYGVLIVDETEPPQADRDVLLVLDDWRVGQDLQIDEASFGSMMDWSHAGRLGNLLTANGRNEARVAVRSGERVRLRLVNTANARVLELALADHSPVLIAVDGQPVTPRPAGGTLALAPGQRADLMVDMALAPGASVPLEVRVGDQRHPAAWFDYEAGTAVRDHPLDAPLALAVNGQLAAPDPSAALVVPLAIQGGAMGHMPDGTHPGGHMSMMGNDGSGLVWALNGIAGMPGRPLFDVPRGRHVVIEMVNDTVWPHAMHLHGHHMRVLAGSDMGGSDAWRDTVLIEAGQSARVGLVADNPGQWMIHCHMLEHQAGGMATWFRVGA from the coding sequence GTGCTGCGGCCCGCGCCGGGGCTGCTGTCGATGGTTGCCGACGCGCCGGCGACGGCGATCTGGGGCTATGGCGGCACCGTGCCGGGACCGCTGCTGCGCCTGCGCCAGGGCGAGACGCTGGCCGTGCGGCTGGAGAACGGGCTCGACCAGCCGACCACGATCCACTGGCACGGCATCCGCATCGACAACCGGATGGACGGCGTCGCCGGAATGACCCAGGACGCGGTTCCCCCCGGCGAGGGCTTCGACTACCGCTTCACGGTGCCGGACGCCGGCACCTTCTGGTACCACCCGCACAACCGGTCGTGGGAACAGGTGGCGCGCGGGCTGTACGGCGTGCTGATCGTCGACGAGACCGAGCCGCCGCAGGCCGACCGCGACGTCCTGCTGGTGCTGGACGACTGGCGGGTCGGCCAGGACCTGCAGATCGACGAAGCCAGCTTCGGCTCGATGATGGACTGGAGCCACGCCGGCCGGCTGGGCAACCTCCTCACCGCCAACGGCCGCAACGAGGCCCGCGTCGCCGTGCGGTCGGGCGAACGGGTCCGCCTGCGGCTGGTCAATACCGCCAACGCCCGGGTGCTGGAACTCGCGCTGGCCGACCACAGCCCGGTCCTGATCGCCGTCGACGGCCAGCCGGTGACGCCGCGCCCGGCCGGCGGAACGCTGGCGCTCGCCCCCGGCCAGCGCGCCGACCTGATGGTCGACATGGCGCTCGCGCCCGGCGCGTCGGTTCCGCTCGAGGTCCGGGTCGGCGACCAGCGCCATCCGGCGGCCTGGTTCGACTACGAGGCCGGCACTGCCGTGCGCGACCACCCGCTCGACGCGCCGCTCGCCCTTGCCGTCAACGGCCAGCTGGCCGCACCCGATCCGTCCGCGGCCCTGGTCGTGCCGCTGGCGATCCAGGGCGGGGCGATGGGCCACATGCCCGACGGCACGCACCCCGGCGGACACATGAGCATGATGGGCAACGACGGCAGCGGCCTGGTCTGGGCGCTGAACGGGATCGCCGGCATGCCCGGCCGGCCGCTGTTCGACGTGCCGCGCGGCCGCCATGTCGTGATCGAGATGGTCAACGACACGGTCTGGCCGCACGCCATGCACCTGCACGGTCACCACATGCGCGTGCTGGCCGGCAGCGACATGGGCGGCAGCGACGCCTGGCGCGACACGGTGCTGATCGAAGCGGGGCAGAGCGCACGCGTCGGCCTCGTCGCCGACAACCCAGGCCAGTGGATGATCCACTGCCACATGCTGGAGCATCAGGCCGGCGGCATGGCGACCTGGTTCCGGGTCGGCGCCTGA
- a CDS encoding DUF983 domain-containing protein — MRGLRRRCPACGRGRLFAGYLRVAAQCTECGEPCGRIRADDIPAYMTVLLVGHIVVPALLLVYQNFKPDMWASMLFWPTLTLGLTLALLPRIKGGTVGVMWALRLRGDELQ, encoded by the coding sequence ATGCGCGGCCTGCGCCGCCGGTGCCCGGCCTGCGGCCGCGGCCGGCTGTTCGCCGGCTATCTGCGCGTGGCGGCGCAGTGCACCGAGTGCGGCGAGCCCTGCGGCCGGATCCGGGCCGACGACATCCCGGCCTACATGACCGTGCTGCTGGTCGGCCACATCGTCGTGCCCGCGCTGTTGCTGGTCTACCAGAACTTCAAGCCGGACATGTGGGCCAGCATGCTGTTCTGGCCGACGCTGACGCTCGGCCTGACGCTGGCGCTGCTGCCACGGATCAAGGGCGGGACCGTCGGCGTGATGTGGGCGCTGCGCCTGCGCGGCGACGAGCTCCAGTAA
- a CDS encoding AAA family ATPase: MLLGESLVAYGFVSQQDVDRAIERQRVQGGRLGENLIALNLISREVLDAALNVIPIAPKSIAETGLSETALLRLMLKAMLVVGDNTAARIRNTMKLPYTVVRDLLQIAVEQKLIEAMGEESSDGIRRGEMRFATTRLGRDWATEALAQSQYIGAAPVPLEAYTRQVIAQRLSNERIDANLVREFFANIVVPEWLIRKLGPAVNSVHSMLLYGSPGNGKTTIAERVAKMFQNIIFIPHAVEVEGQIVKLFDPSVHREFEPARSRSSDGQRVSEVARDRVTDSLRREELDARYAPCYRPIVMTGGELTLEMLDLSYSDAGFYEAPLHMKAINGTFIIDDFGRQLVTPEQLLNRWIVPLESRVDYLKLHTGKSFQIAFDAFVIFSTNLHPSDLMDPAFLRRIPYKMNIPSPSIEVHKTIFRAVAKASGLSLTDEIYNMIYEELHMKRGVPLASYQPKFIVNQVVASCKFEGIAPEFTVERITDALSNLYVDEKDEDAYKTKANGIARAMAAE, from the coding sequence ATGCTGCTTGGAGAATCGCTGGTCGCCTACGGCTTCGTCAGCCAGCAGGACGTGGACCGCGCGATCGAGCGCCAGCGCGTGCAGGGCGGCCGGCTCGGCGAGAACCTGATCGCGTTGAACCTGATCAGCCGCGAGGTCCTCGACGCCGCTCTCAACGTGATCCCGATCGCGCCGAAGTCGATCGCGGAGACCGGGCTGTCGGAGACCGCGCTGCTGCGCCTCATGCTGAAGGCGATGCTGGTGGTCGGCGACAACACCGCCGCGCGCATCCGCAACACGATGAAGCTGCCCTACACGGTGGTGCGCGACCTGTTGCAGATCGCGGTCGAGCAGAAGCTGATCGAGGCGATGGGCGAGGAGTCCAGCGACGGCATCCGCCGAGGCGAGATGCGTTTCGCCACCACTCGCCTCGGTCGCGACTGGGCCACCGAGGCGCTGGCGCAAAGCCAGTATATCGGCGCGGCCCCGGTACCGCTCGAGGCCTATACCCGGCAGGTGATCGCGCAGCGGCTGTCCAACGAGCGTATCGACGCCAATCTGGTGCGCGAGTTCTTCGCCAACATCGTCGTGCCGGAATGGCTGATCCGCAAGCTCGGCCCGGCGGTCAACTCGGTGCACTCGATGCTGCTCTACGGCAGTCCCGGCAACGGCAAGACCACCATTGCCGAGCGGGTGGCGAAGATGTTCCAGAACATCATCTTCATTCCCCATGCCGTTGAAGTGGAAGGGCAAATCGTCAAACTGTTCGATCCGTCGGTGCACCGCGAGTTCGAGCCGGCGCGGTCGCGGTCGTCCGACGGCCAGCGCGTGTCCGAGGTCGCGCGCGACCGGGTCACCGACAGCTTGCGGCGCGAGGAACTGGACGCGCGCTACGCGCCCTGCTACCGCCCGATCGTGATGACCGGCGGCGAACTCACGCTGGAGATGCTCGACCTCAGCTACAGCGACGCCGGCTTCTACGAGGCGCCGCTGCACATGAAGGCGATCAACGGCACCTTCATCATCGACGATTTCGGCCGCCAGCTGGTCACGCCCGAGCAGCTGCTCAACCGCTGGATCGTGCCGCTGGAAAGCCGGGTCGACTATCTGAAGCTGCACACCGGCAAGAGCTTCCAGATCGCCTTCGACGCCTTCGTCATCTTCTCGACCAACCTGCACCCCAGCGACCTGATGGATCCGGCCTTCCTGCGCCGCATTCCGTACAAGATGAATATCCCCAGCCCGTCGATCGAGGTGCACAAGACGATCTTCCGCGCCGTCGCCAAGGCAAGCGGCCTCAGCCTCACCGACGAGATCTACAACATGATCTACGAGGAACTGCACATGAAGCGGGGCGTCCCGCTGGCGTCCTACCAGCCCAAGTTCATCGTCAACCAGGTCGTCGCCTCGTGCAAGTTCGAGGGCATCGCGCCGGAGTTCACCGTCGAGCGCATCACCGATGCGCTCAGCAACCTGTATGTCGACGAGAAGGACGAGGACGCCTACAAGACCAAGGCCAACGGCATCGCGCGCGCCATGGCGGCGGAATAG